A genomic window from Punica granatum isolate Tunisia-2019 chromosome 2, ASM765513v2, whole genome shotgun sequence includes:
- the LOC116194570 gene encoding lysM domain receptor-like kinase 3, which yields MCRKGTAVDAVRPNSQKPLSRTRRKSESSTDQSSRPSSLASSSAFFSNSLNFAAANRSSSASVSSCQSSLSRTKPELLPSPSNLKKNFLPDNPHIYDFSEISSATGNFLSGCLSSSYSAWRCRLRDRDAVLLQRRLRRVIDTPNLCRLMSRVCSSHHSSVIKLLGASVSGNHIYLAYDFVRGVNLSDCLRNRRNPEFTLLATWVSRMQVAADIAHGLDYIHNFTGMSKRSSPKNPCSGFVHNRIKSSSIILAEGSLNAKICHFGTAQLCGEVGAFDESQQQVDKSGSVLRRNSSNAMKFEGARGYMSPEFRARGAGTQKSDVYAFGVVILEILSGEEPLKFLGDERAGYNDGSGEGYRSVSVIETAREAAASGSGAVRKWVDRRLKDSFPVEVAKQMVRLGLDCVEEDPDRRPDMGRVTSRVSKLYLESEGWAERFALRANLSVSIAPR from the coding sequence ATGTGCAGAAAGGGCACGGCAGTTGATGCCGTGCGACCCAACAGCCAGAAACCGTTGTCGAGAACGAGAAGAAAATCAGAATCCTCGACGGACCAGTCGTCGCGGCCTTCGTCGCTTGCATCATCGTCGGCCTTCTTCAGTAACAGTCTCAATTTTGCCGCTGCTAATCGCTCTTCCTCAGCCTCTGTCTCCTCCTGCCAGTCTTCGTTATCAAGGACGAAGCCGGAGCTTCTCCCCTCCCCCTCTAACCTCAAGAAGAACTTCCTGCCCGACAACCCCCACATCTACGACTTCTCGGAGATCAGCTCCGCCACGGGCAACTTCCTCTCCGGCTGCCTTTCCTCATCTTACTCTGCCTGGCGGTGCCGCCTCCGAGACCGTGATGCTGTGCTGTTGCAGCGCAGGCTCCGGCGTGTGATCGACACCCCAAATCTCTGCCGGTTAATGTCCAGGGTATGCTCGAGCCACCACAGCAGTGTGATCAAGCTCCTCGGTGCTTCGGTCTCGGGGAATCACATCTACCTCGCCTATGATTTTGTTCGTGGAGTTAATCTGTCGGATTGCCTCCGGAACCGGAGAAATCCCGAGTTTACTCTTCTAGCAACATGGGTTTCTCGTATGCAGGTCGCTGCCGACATTGCCCACGGGTTGGACTACATACACAACTTCACGGGAATGAGCAAGCGTTCGAGTCCAAAGAATCCATGCTCAGGTTTCGTGCACAACCGTATAAAGAGCTCGAGCATCATCCTGGCGGAAGGTTCCTTGAATGCAAAGATTTGTCACTTTGGGACGGCTCAATTGTGCGGAGAGGTTGGAGCATTTGATGAATCGCAACAACAGGTTGACAAGTCGGGTTCCGTGTTGAGGAGGAATAGCAGCAATGCCATGAAGTTCGAGGGTGCAAGGGGGTACATGTCGCCAGAGTTCCGAGCCCGCGGGGCGGGGACGCAGAAGTCAGATGTGTATGCTTTCGGGGTCGTGATCTTGGAGATTCTTAGTGGAGAGGAGCCCTTGAAGTTTCTGGGCGATGAGAGGGCTGGCTACAATGATGGGAGCGGCGAAGGGTATAGGAGCGTGAGTGTGATAGAGACGGCGAGGGAGGCGGCGGCCAGTGGAAGCGGGGCTGTGAGGAAGTGGGTGGATAGGAGGCTTAAGGACTCGTTCCCAGTGGAGGTGGCAAAGCAGATGGTGAGGCTGGGGCTGGACTGCGTGGAGGAGGATCCGGATCGCAGGCCCGACATGGGTCGGGTCACGAGCCGTGTTTCAAAACTTTACTTGGAGTCCGAGGGATGGGCCGAGAGGTTCGCGTTGCGCGCTAATCTTTCGGTGTCCATAGCACCTCGATGA
- the LOC116197803 gene encoding probable acetyltransferase NATA1-like, producing the protein MAAAAPPPPPAPAPTPNMALPDDSPLLHPLFARVRLATLLDVPHIHKQIHQMAVFERLTHLCSATEASLAATLFNSPPFQSFTVFLLEVSHSPFLDPSPGQNPNPAFTPISRTINLDLAIEDPESETFRSEEGVTIAGFVLFFPNYSTFLAKPGFYIEDLFVRECYRRKGLGKMLLSAVAKQAVKMGYGRVEWVVLDWNVNAIKFYEEMGAKVLQEWRICRLTGDALEAYRHFSDH; encoded by the coding sequence ATGGCAGCCGCtgcgccgccgccgccgcccgCCCCTGCTCCGACGCCGAACATGGCATTGCCGGACGACAGCCCCCTGCTCCACCCCCTCTTCGCCCGGGTCCGACTCGCCACGCTGTTGGACGTCCCCCACATCCACAAGCAAATCCACCAGATGGCCGTCTTCGAGCGGCTGACCCACCTCTGCTCCGCCACCGAGGCCTCCCTCGCCGCCACGCTCTTCAACTCCCCTCCCTTCCAGTCCTTCACCGTCTTCCTCCTCGAGGTCTCCCATAGCCCCTTCCTCGACCCGAGCCCGGGCCAGAACCCTAACCCAGCATTCACTCCGATTTCGAGAACCATTAACCTCGACCTCGCCATCGAGGACCCGGAGAGCGAGACCTTTCGGTCCGAGGAAGGGGTCACCATCGCCGGGTTTGTCCTGTTCTTCCCGAACTACTCGACCTTCCTCGCAAAGCCCGGGTTCTACATCGAGGACCTGTTCGTGAGGGAGTGTTACCGGAGGAAGGGGCTCGGGAAGATGCTGCTCAGTGCAGTGGCGAAGCAGGCGGTGAAGATGGGCTACGGGAGGGTCGAGTGGGTCGTGCTCGATTGGAATGTGAATGCTATCAAGTTCTACGAGGAGATGGGAGCTAAGGTTCTTCAGGAATGGAGGATTTGCAGGCTCACCGGCGATGCCCTCGAGGCCTATCGCCACTTCTCCGATCACTGA
- the LOC116197801 gene encoding probable lysine-specific demethylase ELF6: protein MGNVEIPNWLKGLPLAPVFRPTDTEFADPIAYISKIEKEASAFGICKIIPPLPKPSKKYVFSNLNTSLSKCPDIGPDVSLPGLGSSSKTGPSNCEKEGDVRAVFTTRQQELGQSSKRPKGAGNNPQQLGGHKQVWQSGEAYTLEQFEAKSKALARTLLGAIKEVSPLAVEALFWKAATEKPIYVEYANDVPGSAFGEPEELSRYLRRRRRTRTRTSYQRQSNKDEAGDVKDPCTSDSCEKKDTYARINESASLEICDGSTTPSDSPFLDQSLTGYRKSHSSNGSSNSEMEGSAGWKLSNSPWNLQVIARSPGSLTRFMPDDIPGVTSPMIYIGMLFSWFAWHVEDHELHSMNFLHMGSPKTWYAVPGDYALDFEEIIRSDAYGGNIDQLAALSLLGEKTTLISPEVIVASGIPCCRLIQNPGEFVVTFPRAYHIGFSHGFNCGEAANFATPQWLRFARDAAVRRAAMNYLPMLSHQQLLYLLTMSFVSRVPRSLLPGARSSRLRDRQREERELLVKKAFVEDMQKENHLLSSLLGKDSTYLAVVWNPNMLPSLNNHSGSPDKTASVPTTQKENVACDSSDHNGLSGELSMYVEAQNELDMENADLFFDFQVDSGTLACVACGILGFPFMCVIQPSETAALELPSSDAIPSAPHPDIFQEELAITPMTDFREGWNTSSSCRRPRIFCLEHAIQVQDLLQGRGGANLLIICHSDYQKMKAYAAVIAGETSTCFDYEEIPLHIATQADLNLIELAIIDDENDKYGVDWTSNLGINLRYCVRIRKNYPSKRVQHALALGGLFSADSIPTSDVLGVKWKSRKSRSKPRVDHPQNSEPSKSLQSSEVTLQKNTDSHEVNKVKNVIQYSRRNSKLKSRDSEKLSSRNLGNEIKCASLGVSAEVVEHEVRVLEALGDMDSGFLPGQVANSPAGTSQFAGSIEVQIISQTSDVMEVEGGRSTSEVQDEEEESETSHETSCSNPSEAKTSENIEIQREHIGSQEGVSDLADKDCEGHGESRSMDVIGVNEIAEPMHSQTCDVCSEMRTAHSREDKASDDSLSCAEDNNNMGSVEKCPEASSTAYAEKEVCHRSPSGSKSQAAMVENNNDPVAEKEYNEALEEIRDEGRLIDSAGSDDESHRADCTTSEVRDDKLECGHRSDRDLDGNEVEVSSSQDHMQPGTVDAPVSETRKKRKRKSEVEMIADGKLLTIGFVRSPCEGLRPRSRSGSHIISAEGDEKPRKKVRQRLNEKVGLYDTKEITGTSRAYRCNLEGCRMIFETKEELSMHRRNRCHHEGCGKKFSSHKYAILHQRVHEDDRPLKCPWKGCRMSFKWAWARTEHIRVHTGERPYKCKVANCGLSFRFISDYNRHRRKTGHYVS, encoded by the exons AAGAGGCCGAAAGGGGCGGGAAATAATCCTCAGCAGTTGGGTGGTCATAAGCAAGTCTGGCAAAGTGGGGAGGCGTACACATTGGAGCAGTTTGAGGCAAAGTCCAAGGCTTTGGCTCGGACCCTGTTGGGTGCGATTAAGGAGGTTTCTCCTCTAGCTGTGGAGGCCTTGTTCTGGAAGGCAGCAACAGAGAAACCAATATATGTGGAGTATGCAAATGATGTCCCTGGGTCCGCTTTTGGAGAACCAGAGGAGCTGTCTCGATATCTTCGAAGGCGGAGGAGGACGAGAACTAGGACTTCTTATCAGAGACAGAGCAACAAAGATGAAGCAGGCGATGTGAAGGATCCTTGTACCTCTGATTCttgtgaaaaaaaagataccTACGCAAGGATTAATGAAAGTGCTTCATTGGAGATATGTGATGGATCTACTACTCCATCGGACTCTCCATTCTTAGATCAAAGTTTGACAGGCTATAGGAAAAGTCATTCCAGTAATGGTAGCAGCAATAGTGAGATGGAAGGTAGTGCAGGATGGAAGCTTTCAAATAGCCCATGGAACTTACAAGTAATTGCCCGATCGCCTGGATCACTTACCCGGTTCATGCCAGATGATATTCCTGGTGTTACTTCGCCGATGATTTACATTGGCATGCTTTTTAGCTGGTTTGCATGGCATGTTGAAGATCATGAGCTTCACAGCATGAATTTCCTCCACATGGGCTCGCCGAAGACCTGGTATGCAGTTCCAGGAGATTATGCTCTCGATTTCGAGGAAATTATACGTTCGGATGCCTATGGAGGAAATATTGATCAACTAG CTGCTCTATCTCTTTTGGGTGAGAAGACTACTCTAATTTCCCCTGAGGTAATTGTTGCATCGGGCATTCCTTGTTGCAG GCTGATACAGAATCCTGGAGAATTTGTTGTGACATTTCCGAGGGCTTATCATATAGGATTCAGCCATG GTTTTAATTGTGGGGAAGCGGCTAATTTTGCAACACCACAATGGCTTAGATTTGCGAGGGATGCGGCAGTGCGCAGAGCTGCTATGAATTATCTGCCCATGCTCTCTCATCAGCAACTGCTCTACCTGTTAACGATGTCCTTTGTTTCAAG AGTTCCAAGATCCTTACTGCCAGGGGCCAGAAGTTCTCGCCTGAGAGATCGCCAGAGGGAAGAAAGAGAACTTTTGGTGAAAAAGGCCTTTGTGGAAGATATGCAGAAGGAGAATCACCTATTATCTTCTCTTCTCGGGAAGGATTCAACTTACCTTGCAGTAGTATGGAACCCTAATATGCTGCCATCCCTAAATAACCACTCTGGATCCCCTGATAAAACTGCTTCGGTTCCTACCACTCAAAAGGAAAATGTTGCTTGCGATTCTTCTGACCACAATGGTTTGTCTGGAGAGCTGAGTATGTATGTGGAAGCCCAAAATGAGCTAGATATGGAGAACGCAGATCTGTTTTTCGATTTTCAAGTTGATTCCGGAACTTTGGCTTGTGTAGCTTGTGGTATTCTTGGGTTCCCATTCATGTGTGTCATACAGCCTTCTGAAACTGCTGCTCTCGAGCTTCCATCAAGCGAtg CTATCCCGAGTGCTCCTCATCCTGATATCTTTCAAGAAGAACTGGCAATCACTCCAATGACCGATTTCAGAGAGGGGTGGAACACTTCAAGTAGTTGTAGGAGACCCAGAATTTTTTGTCTTGAGCATGCGATTCAAGTGCAGGATCTATTACAGGGTAGAGGCGGAGCAAACCTGCTTATAATCTGCCACTCGG ACTATCAGAAGATGAAGGCATATGCTGCAGTTATCGCAGGGGAAACCAGCACTTGTTTCGATTATGAGGAGATTCCGTTACATATTGCAACACAGGCGGACCTTAACTTGATAGAACTTGCAATCATTGATGATGAAAATGACAAGTATGGAGTAGACTGGACATCCAATCTTGGAATTAATCTCCGGTACTGTGTCAGAATCAGAAAGAACTACCCGTCAAAGCGAGTTCAGCATGCATTGGCTTTGGGTGGATTATTCTCTGCGGATAGCATTCCGACTTCAGACGTGTTAGGAGTTAAATGGAAGTCTAGGAAGTCTCGCTCAAAGCCTAGAGTAGATCATCCACAGAACTCTGAGCCCTCTAAGAGTCTGCAGTCGAGTGAAGTAACATTGCAGAAGAATACAGACAGTCATGAGGTGAACAAGGTCAAAAATGTTATTCAGTATTCAAGAAGAAATTCTAAGTTGAAATCTCGTGATTCTGAAAAATTGTCTTCCAGAAACTTGGGCAATGAAATTAAATGTGCTTCTCTTGGGGTTTCTGCTGAAGTTGTCGAGCATGAAGTTCGGGTTCTTGAAGCACTGGGGGATATGGATTCAGGTTTCCTTCCTGGTCAAGTTGCAAATTCACCTGCTGGTACCTCTCAGTTTGCTGGAAGCATTGAAGTGCAGATTATCAGTCAGACTTCGGATGTAATGGAGGTGGAAGGAGGTAGGAGTACCTCCGAAGTAcaggatgaagaagaggaaagtgaGACTTCCCATGAAACAAGTTGTTCTAATCCCAGTGAGGCTAAAACTAGCGAAAATATTGAGATTCAAAGGGAACATATAGGCAGCCAAGAAGGGGTTTCCGACCTAGCAGATAAGGATTGCGAAGGGCACGGTGAATCTCGATCTATGGATGTTATTGGAGTGAATGAGATTGCAGAACCCATGCATTCACAAACCTGTGATGTCTGTTCAGAAATGCGCACTGCTCACTCGAGGGAGGATAAAGCTTCTGATGATTCTCTGTCCTGTGCAGAAGACAATAATAATATGGGTTCAGTGGAGAAATGTCCAGAAGCGTCCAGTACAGCCTATGCTGAGAAAGAAGTGTGTCATAGATCGCCATCAGGTTCCAAATCGCAGGCGGCAATGGTAGAAAATAACAATGATCCTGTTGCTGAGAAAGAATATAATGAAGCTTTAGAGGAAATTCGTGATGAAGGACGCTTGATCGATAGTGCTGGTTCAGATGATGAGTCACATCGAGCAGACTGTACAACGAGTGAAGTTCGTGATGATAAACTGGAATGTGGGCATAGGTCTGATCGAGATTTGGATGGGAATGAAGTTGAAGTCTCTTCTTCCCAAGATCATATGCAGCCGGGAACAGTGGACGCACCAGTCTCGGAGActaggaagaagaggaaaagaaagagtgaAGTGGAGATGATAGCAGACGGCAAATTACTCACCATTGGCTTCGTGAGAAGTCCCTGTGAAGGTTTGAGACCAAGGTCTAGAAGCGGGTCCCACATCATCAGCGCTGAAGGAGACGAGAAgccaagaaaaaaagtaagGCAGCGTCTGAATGAAAAGGTGGGTCTCTACGATACGAAAGAAATTACAGGCACTAGCAGGGCCTACAGGTGCAACCTAGAGGGGTGCCGAATGATCTTTGAGACCAAGGAGGAGCTATCCATGCACAGGAGGAACCGCTGCCACCATGAAGGGTGCGGGAAGAAGTTCAGCTCCCACAAGTACGCAATCCTCCACCAGCGGGTCCATGAGGATGACCGGCCCCTCAAATGCCCATGGAAGGGCTGTAGGATGAGCTTCAAGTGGGCATGGGCCCGCACCGAGCACATAAGGGTCCACACGGGGGAGCGCCCCTACAAGTGCAAGGTGGCCAACTGCGGGCTTTCGTTCCGTTTCATATCAGACTACAACCGGCACCGCCGCAAGACTGGCCACTACGTGAGCTGA